One Meles meles chromosome 11, mMelMel3.1 paternal haplotype, whole genome shotgun sequence DNA segment encodes these proteins:
- the TSTD2 gene encoding thiosulfate sulfurtransferase/rhodanese-like domain-containing protein 2 isoform X2 has product MPSFTSLDQGDDLEACVLRFSDLDLKDTRLINPSSSLKAELDVSTKKKYPYAKKKAFALFVKTKEVPACPLECKEKWWRCCQQLFRDRISIHRHVATQHADEIHHQTASVLQQLAVTLNTSKSLKSEDNRIPLQEDFSCNHDVSVWLPDISCFSPDELISSQGSDGGEVLLYYCYRDLEDPHWVCAWQQALCQLLSLTGKVRIATEGINGTVGGSKLATRLYVEVMLSCPLFKDYMCKDDFKTSKGGACCFPELRVGVFEEIVPMGISPNKISYKKPGIHLSPGEFHKEVEKFLSQANEEPSDTILLDCRNFYESKIGRFQGCLAPDIRKFSYFPSYIDKNLELFQGKKVLMYCTGGIRCERGSAYLKAKGVCQEVFQLKGGIHKYLEEFPDGFYKGKLFVFDERYALSYNSDTVSECSYCGAPWDQYKLCSTPQCRQLILTCPACQRQGFIACCVTCQDKGRSLALSPTQNSFKEEFSEGTVVFGHCIRSF; this is encoded by the exons ctgtgttttaagattttccGACCTAGATTTAAAAGACACAAGGCTTATCAATCCCAGTAGCAGTCTCAAAGCAGAGTTAGATGTCAGTACAAAGAAGAAATACCCATATGCcaagaaaaag GCATTTGCCCTTTTTGTCAAAACCAAAGAAGTTCCAGCATGTCCTCTTGAATGTAAAGAAAAATGGTGGCGATGCTGTCAGCAGCTCTTCAGAGACCGGATCAGCATCCACAGACACGTGGCAACACAACATGCTGATGAGATTCACCACCAGACTGCTTCTGTGTTACAGCAGCTGGCTGTGACATTGAACACCTCAAAGAGCCTTAAGTCTGAGGACAATAGGATCCCTCTACAAGAGGACTTTTCCTGTAATCATGATGTGTCTGTTTGGCTTCCTGATATAAGCTGCTTTAGCCCTGATGAGCTGATAAG CAGCCAGGGCAGTGATGGAGGAGAGGTGTTGCTTTATTACTGCTACCGTGACCTGGAGGACCCCCACTGGGTGTGTGCCTGGCAGCAGGCTCTGTGTCAGCTCCTGTCCCTCACCGGCAAG GTTCGAATTGCTACAGAAGGAATCAATGGGACAGTTGGTGGAAGCAAACTCGCCACCAGACTCTACGTGGAAGTCATGCTTTCCTGCCCATTGTTTAAGGATTATATGTGTAAGGATGATTTTAAG ACCAGCAAAGGAGGggcttgctgttttccagaattgcGTGTTGGTGTATTTGAAGAAATTGTGCCCATGGGGATCAGTCCCAATAAGATCTCCTACAAGAAGCCCG gaATCCATTTATCCCCAGGTGAATTTcataaagaagtagaaaaattttTGTCTCAGGCAAATGAAGAACCAAGTGATACTATCTTACTGGACTGCAGAAACTTCTATGAAAGCAAAATA GGACGATTCCAGGGCTGCTTAGCCCCAGACATCAGGAAATTCAGTTACTTCCCTAGCTACATCGACAAAAATCTGGAACTTTTCCAGGGGAAGAAGGTGCTGATGTACTGCACTGGGGGCATCCGTTGTGAGCGGGGTTCAGCCTACCTCAAGGCCAAG GGTGTGTGCCAGGAAGTGTTCCAGCTCAAAGGGGGTATCCACAAGTACCTGGAGGAGTTTCCCGATGGTTTCTACAAAGGgaagttgtttgtttttgatgagcGCTATGCCTTATCCTACAACAGTGATACAGTGTCAG aatgTTCATACTGTGGAGCCCCATGGGACCAGTATAAACTTTGCTCAACTCCCCAGTGCCGCCAGCTCATCTTGACCTGCCCTGCTTGCCAACGACAAGGATTCATAGCCTGTTGTGTCACATGTCAAGACAAAGGGAGGAGTTTGGCTTTGAGTCCCACCCAGAACAGCTTTAAAGAGGAAT
- the TSTD2 gene encoding thiosulfate sulfurtransferase/rhodanese-like domain-containing protein 2 isoform X1, which yields MPSFTSLDQGDDLEACVLRFSDLDLKDTRLINPSSSLKAELDVSTKKKYPYAKKKAFALFVKTKEVPACPLECKEKWWRCCQQLFRDRISIHRHVATQHADEIHHQTASVLQQLAVTLNTSKSLKSEDNRIPLQEDFSCNHDVSVWLPDISCFSPDELISSQGSDGGEVLLYYCYRDLEDPHWVCAWQQALCQLLSLTGKVRIATEGINGTVGGSKLATRLYVEVMLSCPLFKDYMCKDDFKTSKGGACCFPELRVGVFEEIVPMGISPNKISYKKPGIHLSPGEFHKEVEKFLSQANEEPSDTILLDCRNFYESKIGRFQGCLAPDIRKFSYFPSYIDKNLELFQGKKVLMYCTGGIRCERGSAYLKAKGVCQEVFQLKGGIHKYLEEFPDGFYKGKLFVFDERYALSYNSDTVSECSYCGAPWDQYKLCSTPQCRQLILTCPACQRQGFIACCVTCQDKGRSLALSPTQNSFKEECECTARRPRIPSELPRQVRLPVSPEPRPDIGEDGPRVCEQKQHFPRPAQS from the exons ctgtgttttaagattttccGACCTAGATTTAAAAGACACAAGGCTTATCAATCCCAGTAGCAGTCTCAAAGCAGAGTTAGATGTCAGTACAAAGAAGAAATACCCATATGCcaagaaaaag GCATTTGCCCTTTTTGTCAAAACCAAAGAAGTTCCAGCATGTCCTCTTGAATGTAAAGAAAAATGGTGGCGATGCTGTCAGCAGCTCTTCAGAGACCGGATCAGCATCCACAGACACGTGGCAACACAACATGCTGATGAGATTCACCACCAGACTGCTTCTGTGTTACAGCAGCTGGCTGTGACATTGAACACCTCAAAGAGCCTTAAGTCTGAGGACAATAGGATCCCTCTACAAGAGGACTTTTCCTGTAATCATGATGTGTCTGTTTGGCTTCCTGATATAAGCTGCTTTAGCCCTGATGAGCTGATAAG CAGCCAGGGCAGTGATGGAGGAGAGGTGTTGCTTTATTACTGCTACCGTGACCTGGAGGACCCCCACTGGGTGTGTGCCTGGCAGCAGGCTCTGTGTCAGCTCCTGTCCCTCACCGGCAAG GTTCGAATTGCTACAGAAGGAATCAATGGGACAGTTGGTGGAAGCAAACTCGCCACCAGACTCTACGTGGAAGTCATGCTTTCCTGCCCATTGTTTAAGGATTATATGTGTAAGGATGATTTTAAG ACCAGCAAAGGAGGggcttgctgttttccagaattgcGTGTTGGTGTATTTGAAGAAATTGTGCCCATGGGGATCAGTCCCAATAAGATCTCCTACAAGAAGCCCG gaATCCATTTATCCCCAGGTGAATTTcataaagaagtagaaaaattttTGTCTCAGGCAAATGAAGAACCAAGTGATACTATCTTACTGGACTGCAGAAACTTCTATGAAAGCAAAATA GGACGATTCCAGGGCTGCTTAGCCCCAGACATCAGGAAATTCAGTTACTTCCCTAGCTACATCGACAAAAATCTGGAACTTTTCCAGGGGAAGAAGGTGCTGATGTACTGCACTGGGGGCATCCGTTGTGAGCGGGGTTCAGCCTACCTCAAGGCCAAG GGTGTGTGCCAGGAAGTGTTCCAGCTCAAAGGGGGTATCCACAAGTACCTGGAGGAGTTTCCCGATGGTTTCTACAAAGGgaagttgtttgtttttgatgagcGCTATGCCTTATCCTACAACAGTGATACAGTGTCAG aatgTTCATACTGTGGAGCCCCATGGGACCAGTATAAACTTTGCTCAACTCCCCAGTGCCGCCAGCTCATCTTGACCTGCCCTGCTTGCCAACGACAAGGATTCATAGCCTGTTGTGTCACATGTCAAGACAAAGGGAGGAGTTTGGCTTTGAGTCCCACCCAGAACAGCTTTAAAGAGGAATGTGAGTGTACTGCCCGACGGCCACGCATACCCAGCGAGCTGCCACGGCAGGTGCGGCTCCCCGTGAGCCCCGAGCCGAGGCCGGATATTGGTGAGGATGGGCCACGCGTATGTGAGCAGAAGCAGCACTTCCCCAGGCCTGCACAAAGCTAG